In Paenibacillus hexagrammi, the following are encoded in one genomic region:
- the galE gene encoding UDP-glucose 4-epimerase GalE: MVNRTVLVTGGAGFVGSHTCKELSKNGYSVVVYDNLSMGHAEFVKWGVLEIGELLDLDKLKFIVGKYKPLAVLHFAASAYVGESIKKPFLYYRNNVVGTLNVLEAMKHIGVNKLVFSSTCAVYGNPIETPITESHPQRPINPYGRSKSMIETILADADAAYGIKSISLRYFNAAGADPDLDIGENHNPETHLIPLILDTAAEIRPHVHIYGNNYNTKDGTCVRDFIHVTDLARAHVQALEALNDGHPTDSFNLGSGTGYSILDIIAEARRLTGNPFHTTYKRGDPGSRSIDSGYG; the protein is encoded by the coding sequence ATGGTAAATAGAACGGTCCTGGTCACCGGAGGGGCGGGCTTCGTCGGCTCCCATACGTGTAAAGAATTATCTAAGAACGGATACAGCGTTGTTGTTTATGATAATTTAAGTATGGGACACGCAGAGTTCGTAAAGTGGGGTGTGCTCGAGATCGGGGAGCTTTTGGACTTGGATAAACTAAAGTTCATCGTTGGCAAGTATAAGCCTCTGGCTGTGCTTCATTTTGCGGCATCCGCTTATGTAGGAGAATCCATCAAGAAGCCCTTTCTCTATTATCGTAACAATGTAGTTGGCACCTTGAATGTACTGGAAGCTATGAAACATATCGGCGTAAATAAGCTGGTTTTTTCTTCAACGTGCGCAGTTTATGGCAATCCTATTGAAACTCCCATCACAGAATCCCATCCGCAACGCCCTATTAATCCCTACGGCCGTTCAAAGTCTATGATTGAAACCATTCTGGCAGACGCAGATGCGGCCTATGGGATCAAGAGTATATCACTTCGTTATTTCAATGCCGCAGGCGCAGACCCTGATTTGGATATCGGTGAGAACCATAACCCAGAGACACATCTTATCCCCCTTATACTCGATACTGCCGCAGAGATAAGACCTCATGTTCATATTTACGGAAACAATTACAATACGAAAGACGGTACTTGTGTCCGGGACTTTATCCATGTTACCGATCTTGCAAGAGCACATGTTCAGGCCTTAGAAGCCTTGAATGACGGACACCCAACGGATAGCTTTAATTTAGGCAGCGGTACCGGATATTCCATTCTAGATATTATCGCTGAAGCACGAAGACTTACAGGAAACCCATTCCATACCACATACAAGAGAGGAGACCCGGGATCCCGATCTATTGATAGCGGATACGGCTAG